The following coding sequences are from one Daphnia pulex isolate KAP4 chromosome 11, ASM2113471v1 window:
- the LOC124207090 gene encoding novel acetylcholine receptor chaperone-like — protein sequence MASIVLKSLSIFLGLFFIFVGIMKITPYISKELHKDLRQEYVKYAKIIPLARWFNVKIPSKWYRRIVGGLEIVCGIALTFIPHRRTKQVANWILLSLMIGAISLHWAVDDKLERSAPALVFFFMLTCRLVVEWQIQRQDKAEAAKAAAAALKPPSTGPTPSNIPAKLAKSE from the exons ATGGCGTCTATCGTATTAAAAAGTTTGTCTATATTTCTGgggttgttttttatttttgtagggATTATGAAGATTACTCCTTACATTAGCAAAGAACTTCACAAGGACCTG AGACAAGAATACGTCAAATATGCTAAAATCATACCACTAGCCCGTTGGTTCAACGTCAAGATACCTTCAAAATGGTATCGTCGCATTGTAGGTGGCCTTGAAATTGTTTGTGGCATTGCTCTTACTTTCATTCCTCATC GGCGTACCAAGCAGGTCGCCAATTGGATTTTGCTCTCTCTGATGATTGGAGCAATTTCTTTGCACTGGGCTGTTGATGACAAGCTTGAACGGTCAGCTCCAGCCTtagtctttttctttatgttgACTTGCCGCCTGGTGGTGGAGTGGCAGATTCAGCGCCAGGACAAAGCAGAAGCTgcaaaagcagcagcagcagcactcaaACCGCCTAGTACGGGACCCACACCATCAAACATCCCTGCCAAACTGGCAAAGAGTGAATAG